The Oncorhynchus tshawytscha isolate Ot180627B linkage group LG16, Otsh_v2.0, whole genome shotgun sequence nucleotide sequence TGACTGCCACACAACCAATTCACATAGCAGTCATTTATCGCTAGTCCTTTCCAAGGCCATTCTGCTTGTTGTTCCCCTTGAATTATCAAAATGATGATTCCCTCTGTCCCTTTCTCCCAAACAGCGGCTTGTGCAAATAGTCAAGAGTGGACCCTGAGTCGATCCATCCCTGAGCTCCGTGTGGTAAGACAAAGCATCCTCATTAAAGATGAATTGAATGAATAGTTAGATGGAGCTTCATCTCTTTTCACACTCTATTCAGGGAAGCTACCATGAGTGaagatgtgtgtgttgtctaaCTTCTTTAATCTGTGCAGGGGGTGCTGGGAAGTCTTCGGAGTGGCAGGTCAGCGCTGATAAACAGATACATAACAGGCAGTTACCTTCCACTAGAGAAGATTGAAGGTAAGCATGAAAAACACTTTTCTTGTGCTACCATTTTATCTTTCATAGTGGCTCTCTGACACACAATAACTAACCTCTGCTCTGCTTTTCCATTGTCAGGGGGGAGGTATAAGAAGGAGGTATTGGTAGATGGACAGAGTCATCTATTGCTAATCAGAGAGGAGGCAGTTACTCCTGATGCACAGGTGTGTGTAAATGTACTCGTGTATTTGCtggagtgtgtgtacagtgcattcagaaagtattcagaacccttgagctattccacattatgttacattacagccatattctaaaatggattaaatcgttttttctcCTTactaatttacacacaataccgcataatgacaaagcaaaaacagatttaaaaaacagaaatatcacatttacataagtatttagaccctttactcagtactttgttgaagcacctttggcagcgattacagcctcgagccgtcttgggtttgacgctacaagcttggcacacctgtatttggggagtttctcccattcttctctgctgatccgctcaagctctgtcaggttggatggggagcgtcgctgcacagctattttcaggtctcttcagagatgttcgatcgggttcaagtcctggctctggctgggccactcaaggacattcagatacttgtctcgaagccactcctgcattgtcttggctatgttGTCCTGCTGTATTGTCCTGTTTTCTAATTCTGAGGTCCTGCAGTCTGGAACAggtgctctggagcaagttttcatcaaggatctctccatactttgctccattcatctttcccttgatcctgactagtctcccagtccccaccactgaaaaacatccccacagcatgatgctgccaccaccatgcttcactgtagcaATGGTGTcacgtttcctccagatgtgatgcttggcattctggccaaagagttcaatcttggtttcatcagaccagagaatcttgcttctcatggtctgagagtcctttaggtgccttttggcaaactccaagtaggttgttgtgccttttactgaggagtggcttccgtctggccactctaccataatggcctgctttcctggttaaataaaggttaaataaaaataaaacaacttgattggagttcacctgtggtaagttcaatttattggacatgatttggaaaggcacacacctgtctttaaaAGGTCACACGcctgaggtagaaggaattgtccatagagctccaagacaggattgtaaAGGtacaaaaaattctgcagcattttaggtccccaagaacacagtggcctccataattcttaaatggaagaagtttagaaacccggccaaactgagaaacggagaagggccttggccagaGAGGATCTGATCAACGTAAACAGGAtgcccctgagctcaatttccagtctcgtaacaaaggatctgaatacttgtataaataaggtatttctgttttttatttttataaatttgcaaaaatgtcttaaaagcttgttttcactttgttgttatggtgtattgtctgtagattgatgaagacatttttttatttaatacattttagaataaggcttgtaagggaagtggtctgaatactctccgaatgcactgtataccttGTTGCATTGTTGTTGATGCACAATGATGAGTTGAGAAATAATTACAGAGTTACAATCTAACCAACTCATCTTAATCCTTATCCTGACCCATCTGGCACTTGTCTCCCTCTCGCCTCTCGCCTCCcgcttctcttccctctcctaccAAATCTCTGTCTGTAGTTCAGCAACTGGGTAGATGCAGTGGTCCTTGTGTTCAGTCTGGAGAATGAGGCCAGCTTCCAGGATGTATACCAGCTGTACAGCCAGCTCAACACACACCGCAGCCGTGCTGACATCCCACTTGTTGTGGTTGGGACACAAGGTACGGAACATGGAGGAATGAAAATGGGTGGATATGTTCAGGGAAATGTAAGAGGACAGATGGATAGCATTCACAGAACCATTAGTCTTATTTGATATAATTAGATGGAAGAAAGTGAGCATATACTGTACAAGCTACTGTAGCCTATATGACTTCATCTCAGTGTCTGAAGCCCCACGGTCTCCGCTGTCCTCTTTCTATAGACAAAATCAGCAGTACCAACCCACGTGTGATTGAGGACATGCGTGCCCGGCAGCTATGTGTTGATGTGAGGCACTGTGTGTTCTATGAGACCTGTGCCACCTATGGGCTCAACGTAGACCGGGTTTTTCAGGAGGGTGAGTTAACTGAAGTTCAGCATTGGTGTCAGAGCTGGGGAcccaaaggtacagacacattacCATTGTTTTAACACAATAAATCATTCCGGTCGCACTATCTATACACAAATGCTTCACAAATCATTTCAAAGCAATGTCATTCTACATAAAGGATTATATCACAAGTTTATGTTGTCTGACCAGAGATGCACAGCTGTACTTACTTACCTGACACCTACAATTCATATCCTGAAGTAATGAGCGATTAGTGCCATCTCACTAGTGcagtatttctctctcctctcagctgcccagAAAATAGTCACACAGAAGAAACAGTCTGCGTTCCTGGCCTCCTGCAAGTCTCTTCCTAACTCCCCCAGTCACTCTGGGGGCTCCACATCGGGGTCAGCATCCTTCCCTGGACAGGTAACATGCCTCACACTGTTCACATCTGTCTTTTTCCCAGGCTTATCTCTTCTGTGTTGTTGACAGAAAATGAATACTGTAGTGCAGTGGGACCCACAGGTGGATACCAGCTACAGTACTGAAGCTCCTCCTATAGGCCTAAACCTTGAGCTGTGGCTAGATACATTGTTGTCACCCACAATAAAATCggggaggggactgtggatctgtctcCTGCATTAGTAcgatatctcagacagcactAGCCTGATTTTGAcaaaacttgggtgaatgatgcgtcttgccatagagaGCTGCCATTTATACAATTACACTGATTGGCTAGATGGTTGTGCTATCACAACAGATTTAAAATGCAAACTTTGAAAGATCACACCCCTCACCCAATTTGACTTTGTCATGACATTTGGTACATAGGTCACTCTCCTCACAAGGACCAAATTTGTCTCAGGGACCCACAAGGTCCACAATGATGGATTTTACACCTTTTCGAATTTTGTGAAAAACACATAAAAGCCTACTCTTTCGGCACCGAATGACCGATCTGCACAAATCTTGTTACGTGGCAGCTATGGACAAAGATCTCTCAACGCAATATTTTCCAGACTAGCACCTATAACATCATGGCCAATATTGACCAATAAACATTCACGAGGGCGTATTCTATACACATGAATGCAAATCAGTCAAGGATTTTCGTATTGTATCAAAAGTTGGTTCACATGTTGCAAACACTGTGAAGATTCAACAtatgcaagaacattcatgtTGACCACACGATGGCGCTATAACAGGCACATGTTTAtatctcttgatctgtttgactcAGAGAGGAAATTTGGCACACATACTCAGGAATATGAGTCTAGCTAACCCACGTGATTTCAGACACCACTGGTCCAATTTCGATTAAACTTGGGTGAATTATGTATCTTTCCATAGAGATCCGACATTTACAAAATTATACTGATTGGCCCAAGGCGGGAGTTTTTTGTTCATCTGGGGGCTTAAAAGAGGACCTTGATGGATTCAAAGAATGGTtcaaaaagtttgggaaccacagATGTAGGATTTAGTCTAGTAGATACCCAATGTATTCAGGAGGAAGAGCATGTTGTCTTGTCCGTTTGTCTAGTTTTCTCTGTTTCATCTCATttgtccccatcctctctctgtattccttgTGCCACTCTCCGTCTGCCCTCTTGTCCAtccccctgtctgtccccctgtctgtcgccctgtcctcccctctctctccttctcaggcCAGTAATGGAGGACTGAATAGTGGCTACCCCTCCTCCCTACCCTCCACCCCTGTGATCAGCCACAGAGAGCTGCGGGGCGGGGCAGGGGCGGTGGCAGCGGTAGAGGGGGGTGGCAGTATCACCTCCTCAGGGTCCATGAGAAACATCCCTCAACGGCGGACCTCTCTGTTCAAGGTCAGTTACTGTTCTCAGAATCTCTGGTGATCAAATGATTGGAATCTTTCATCAGCGGAACAATGTTCCAAAGAGCCATATGATTAGAACAAGCTGAGCTAAAATAAATATAGTCACACCGTTTCGCATCTGTCCTCTACACTTGTGTCAGTCCACATTTATACCTGTCACACTTTCATCTCTCACCCTATAATGTTGATACAACTTCTCTCAGAACCGTCGAGGCAGTGGCAGTGAAAAGAATGTTGACCCTAAAGGTGACGTGGGCAGTGGCCGGGCCATCGCTATCAAACAGGTCAGTGTGACACACTGGATATTGCGTATAATGAATAGATTAGTTTCAGTTCTTCAGTCATGGAAGGGAACCTAATGACATTAAACCCATTGTTTGTAACAGAGTATCCTGTCAAAGCGGAGTGGGAGCTCACTGAACAAAGAGTGGAAGAAGAAATATGTCACTCTGTCCAACAACGGCTCACTAGTCTATCACCCCAGCCACAATGTAAGTCACACCACAATCTACCAGACCAACACCAGTAACATGATCTCATCTTAGTTATCAGATAcaaaaccagtcaaaagtttggacacagctactcattcaaggggttttctttatttttactattttctacattgtataataatagtaacgacatcaaaactatgaaataacacacatggaatcatgtaataaccaaaaaagtgttaaacaaatcaaaatatattttagatgttagattcttcaaagtagccatcctttgccttgatggcaactttgcacactcttggcattctctcaaccagcttcatgaggtagtcacctggaatgcatatcAATTAActagtgtgccttgttaaaagttaatttgtggaatttctttccttcttaatgcgtttgagccaatcagttgtgttgtgacatggtagcggtggtatgcagaagatagccctatttggtaaaataccatggcaagaacagttcaaataagcaacgagaaatgacagtccatcattaccttaagacacgaaggtcagtcaatctggaacatttcaataactttgagAGTTTCTtccagtgcagtcgcaaaaaacatcaagtgctatgatgaaacagtCTCTCACGAGGACCaccactggaaaggaagacccagagtaacctctgctgcagaggataagttcattagagttaccagcctcagattgcagcccaaataaatgcttcacagagttcaagtaatagccacatctcaacatcagctgttcagaggagactgtgaatcaggccttcatggacgaattgctgcaaagaaaccaccactaaaggacaccaataataataagaaacttcactataattctacactgtagaaaattgctaaaaaataaagaaaaacccttgaatgggtaggtgtgtccaaacttttgactggtactttatacaatggggcaaaaaagtatttagtcagccaccaattgtgcaagttctcccacttaaaaagatgagagaggcctgtaattttcatcataggtacacttcaactatgacagacaaaatgagagaaaaaaatccagaaaatcacattgtaggatttttaatgaatttatttgcaaattgtggtggaaaataagtatttggtcacctactaacaagtaagatttctggctctcacagacctgtaacttcttctttaagaggctcctctgtcctccactcgttacctgtattaatgacacctgttagaacttgttatcagtataaaagacacctgtccacaacctcaaacagtcacactccaatctccactatggccaagaccaaagagctgtcaaaggacatcagaaacaaaattgtagacctgcaccaggctgggaagactgaatctgcaataggtaagcagcttggtttgaagaaatcaactgtgggagcaattattaggaaatggaagacatgcaagaccactgataatctccctcgatctggggctccacgcaagatctcaccctgtggggtcaaaatgatcacaagaacggtgagcaaaaatcccagaaccacacggggggacctagtgaatgacctgcagagagctgggaccaaagtaacaaagcctaccatcagtaacacactacgccgccagggactcaaatcatgcagtgccagacgtgtccccctgcttaagccagtacatgtccaggcccgtctgaagtttgctagagagcatttggatgatccagaagaagattgggagaatgtcatatggtcagatgaaaccaaaatataactttttggtaaaaactcaattcgtcgtgtttggaggacaaagaatgctgaattgcatccaaagaacaccatacctactgtgaagcatgggggtggaaacatcatgctttggggctgcatggaggaatgggccaaaataccagcaacagtgtgtgaaaaccttgtgaaaacttacagaaaacgtttgacctctgtcattgccaacaaagggtatataacaaagtattgagataaacttttgttattgaccaaatacttattttccaccataatttgcaaataaattcattaaaaatcctacaatgtgattttctggattttttttcctcattttgtctgtcaagtgtacctatgatgaaaattacaggcctctctcatctttttaagtgggagaacttgcacaattggtggctgactaaatacttttttaccccactgtatatatatttttatgatgTTAAATTAGTTCTATTTTGATGTGAGAATTCACTGTGCTGAGAACTGTAATACACAGTAAAATTGCAATATTTCGAGAAAAAACCCCTTTCATTTCTAGTCTCGTGAAATTTAGCAAATCAATCTAGTTTAACAGGTGTAATCTTGGTGGTTTCAGGACTATATACAGAATTCTCACGCTAAAGAGATCGACCTACTGCGTGTCACAGTGAAGGTTCCAGGGAAACGCCCACCAAGGGCAGTCCCCCCTTATGGGCCCTCCCCTGGCCTGAACGGTGTGGCCAAGGATGCTGCACCCACAGAGAGCGCCAGTGCCTCATTGTCACCACCAAGCCTTGTGCCTGTTGAAGAACAGCCAGGTGCATTGTCTTCTCCCAGAGATAGAGGAGTAAAACGTTGTCCATCAACACTGTCCAGCAAGTCACATAGTGCTGGTATGTcagaaatgtaataataatacGTTTCTAATATACCGTATGTCAATGTGGGCTTTGGAGCATGATAGTACCAGAGCTGCAAGTTCCCTCAACACATAACAAACAGTGTTTTATTCATCTTTGTACACCAATGTCAGATGCTATTGAAGGAGCAACCAGTCCCCCTTTTGGAAAAGATGGTCAATCCTCTCCAATGATGGACAAAAGGAAGAAAACAAGGAAGAAGAGTATGAACCAGAAAGGCGACACAGCTATTGGACAGGCTGAAGGTGAGCACTGGGCCTCCTACTGTACATCTCTACCAGATTATTCTGCACTCTATATAAATCTATTTTGCTGTTATTTTCCTTCATCTCCTGCTAATCTGGGCTAAGCTGTTGCCCTGCAGCCAagcacaaaatgtggaaatgaaAAAGCTTTGGTACCTTGAGAAACAATAACAAGACAGGTAACAACaaggaacagtgaggagctgaCTGGCTCACTGAATCTACCTGTTGTTTCatgcctgtttgtctgtttgtctctctacctctcaagtGTATTAGACATTTTGGATTGACCTGTGATTTGTAAGGTTTGTTGTTGGTTTTCGTTACTTTCTTTCTCTCAATCACCCTTTTTCAACTTTTTGCATCATGCACAATGTCTGCCTGCTCTGTGTCCTTTTTTAAAATGATCAGTGAACATCTCATGGTGATGAAGTGAGTCTGTGTTTATGCTGGTTACATGTGCTTTTTGTGTATGTACTGTAAAGAAGTGTTAACCAGGATTTGAACTTACCAAATATGGCGGACTAATGGTATTACATTTTCAATGTGTCTTTGTAGATGAGGAGAATACTGGCTTCATCATCGTGTCCAGCACGGGGCAGACGTGGCACTTTGAGGCCCAGAGTCTGGAGGACAGAGATGCCTGGGTGACGGCCATAGAGAGCCAGATACTGGCCAGCCTGCAATCCTGTGAGAGCCTCAGGAACAAGGCAAGGAACTGACTGGGCAGCAGCCTGGGATGTGTGGAAATATGTACTGTTTAAAAATAGTATTCAAAGTTGATTTCTTATAATAGACTATATAAATggaaattgttgaaattgttttGAATGTTTTATAGTATATAACATGTATATATGTTCCCTGTGGAACCCTACTGGGGAGTGAAGataatgctgattggctgtgtaCTGACAGGCGTTGCGGTCCAAGTTGCTGATTCCTTAGAGACGTATTCAGTCACAATGCACATCCACTTCATACTTGTGAAATGTCAactatgtgttctttcataggcACGGAGGAGCAGCCAGAGTGAGGCGGTGGCCATACAGGCCATTCGCAATGCCAAGGGCAACAGCTTCTGTGTGGACTGTGAAGCACCAAGTGGGTTTCTAGACTtgacctcctctctcactctctttatatatatatctctaacTCTCTAGTTAAAAACGTATTCTATTCAATGTCCATGCATGTGCAAAGAGGTCAGTATTATACTATGTACCAGATACAGCCATTCATTTTTTTCAGTAGTAATGAAAAAGGAGTCATTAGTGCAAAATGATTGATTACGTTAGAAGCAGCCTTTATTTGACTCAATCCCTTACTCTCGATCTCAATCCCTCTGCTCTGGTTTGGATGTCCTCTCCAGACCCCACGTGGGCCAGCCTCAACCTGGGGGCGTTGATCTGCATCGAGTGTTCAGGGATCCACCGTAATCTTGGGACACACCTGTCCCGCGTCCGCTCTCTGGACCTGGATGACTGGCCCAGGGAGCTGACACAGGTCCTGACTGCCATTGGCAACCACTTGGCCAATAGCATCTGGGAATGCCACACCCAGGGCAGACACAAACCCACACCCAACGCCACACGGTGAGGGTCCTGGTTCAGTGTAATAGATAGGAAACATCTGGATGCTTTATTTATGGTCACCTGTTTCGTGAGAGTTCAAAAGAAAAGCCAATATTTTTGTCCAATGAAGACCATTATTTGACTAGAATAAGATTTAAATAGTTGAATCCAAGAATGTGTTGcagatgatcaaatcaaatcaaagttaatttgtcacgtgcgccaaatacaacagtgaaatgcttccttacaggctctaaccaatagtgcaaaaaatgtattaggcGAACAATAggtgagaaaataaataaaaacaacagtaaaaagacaggctataaaagtagtgaggctacatacagacaccggttagtcaggctgattgaggtagtatgtacgtgtagatatggttaaagtgacaatgcgtatatgatgaacagagagtagcagtagcgtaaaagaggggttggcgggtggtgggtggcgggacacaattcagatagcccggttagccaatg carries:
- the LOC112216339 gene encoding arf-GAP with GTPase, ANK repeat and PH domain-containing protein 2; protein product: MNSSNKLSQSSAIRAEVKRHESVQNTINKLFKQFERVGDQQLRSGLKVYLHSIQAACANSQEWTLSRSIPELRVGVLGSLRSGRSALINRYITGSYLPLEKIEGGRYKKEVLVDGQSHLLLIREEAVTPDAQFSNWVDAVVLVFSLENEASFQDVYQLYSQLNTHRSRADIPLVVVGTQDKISSTNPRVIEDMRARQLCVDVRHCVFYETCATYGLNVDRVFQEAAQKIVTQKKQSAFLASCKSLPNSPSHSGGSTSGSASFPGQASNGGLNSGYPSSLPSTPVISHRELRGGAGAVAAVEGGGSITSSGSMRNIPQRRTSLFKNRRGSGSEKNVDPKGDVGSGRAIAIKQSILSKRSGSSLNKEWKKKYVTLSNNGSLVYHPSHNDYIQNSHAKEIDLLRVTVKVPGKRPPRAVPPYGPSPGLNGVAKDAAPTESASASLSPPSLVPVEEQPGALSSPRDRGVKRCPSTLSSKSHSADAIEGATSPPFGKDGQSSPMMDKRKKTRKKSMNQKGDTAIGQAEDEENTGFIIVSSTGQTWHFEAQSLEDRDAWVTAIESQILASLQSCESLRNKARRSSQSEAVAIQAIRNAKGNSFCVDCEAPNPTWASLNLGALICIECSGIHRNLGTHLSRVRSLDLDDWPRELTQVLTAIGNHLANSIWECHTQGRHKPTPNATREERESWIRAKYEQRVFVAPLPAPSPTGPGDTAMSVCLLSAVTERDLPRLLLLLAHSNKEQINTALANGGTPSQPQPHTSLHAACQLGDVVMTQLLVWYGSDVKARDPQGQTAMTMARKSGSKECADILLQHGCPNEVSPN